A genome region from Bombus terrestris chromosome 10, iyBomTerr1.2, whole genome shotgun sequence includes the following:
- the LOC100646305 gene encoding protein FAM13B, whose translation MRRPQQDHHHLHSNHHHHHHHHHHHHYCHQQHHHHHHGSSSSPTRSRQVHDKDESRLAKVKRVLTVSLLRRNAGSTRVFGTRLDSIEPYLDTGVPFVVHRLCNYIEAHGFQSAAVFRLSGGSPRLAERLRAAFERRGDADLETAACPPTAATLLRQYLKELPQPVVPSTLVARLLSIHAQNYANDHDCWVNLTKELLSTLPTSHYRLLGYLALYLSKYEAKHGRSAGVCGVFAPVILPHVPPATTLLRDILAEASLLFPDCIRDNVVNGVISASDCKICKDTKDESKDFEGASLLCALKPRKRKERHESCCQERKLIRSSSEERVLESPTETTDTIRRVSSHEDFNSEKHLHILSQLGQDMGHGVRCGSLPLHERTNVSPVSKKTPPTSSPCETALETEKFECDAEKLRSSERFSRSITPRGRRQARRRRVHKVTDAENSSKENEEETDNIYVSSNPNSCNGSPAQSFLEMLSSGPSRSPSPARPPTVSHEDLNNPSLTNWTFQRQENDEAADARVEAMLSPRNSLLLPRRFYSENEMQPNAPNIAELGLKNLTKYINGLKKKIKKYEDEFEENFGYRPSHSDKMSNKDIKRLCTELSKLRKEHKLLKEDPVSALLANANNKTRTTTNGSPTNNNNSQEKSRTVSMEEMIKEVEKKLSEKRLKYNRPENMEELTYEQLIDEKTAVQKALLHIENTFGRPVSKEDRAVVRSLYDKYRTLKRLLIRAGVNKNKDSISELATILEHEAMDFTSSNLPNNPSDTERRASEPDMSHRGILDCIDSVDQLPTDSDSQHSSSEGSRSNNESLHALPQEELLVQQKLTREEKKRLRRALKELEAQFEARAGRRMQREDRGPQVTTVYESYKQAKAKLRLIDALVAKNA comes from the exons ATGAGACGTCCTCAGCAAGATCATCACCATCTCCACAgcaaccaccaccaccatcatcatcatcatcatcatcatcattactGTCATCAGCAACACCACCACCATCATCATGGATCTTCGTCGAGTCCTACGCGATCTCGACAAGTTCACGACAAG GACGAATCCCGTTTAGCGAAAGTGAAACGCGTTCTGACAGTATCGTTATTAAGACGTAACGCAGGATCTACGAGGGTCTTTGGTACTCGACTAGATTCGATCGAGCCATACCTCGACACCGGTGTGCCTTTTGTGGTACACCGATTGTGTAATTATATCGAAGCTCATGGATTCCAAAGCGCCGCGGTGTTCCGTCTGTCCGGTGGAAGCCCAAGACTGGCAGAAAGATTGAGGGCCGCGTTTGAGAGAAGAGGAGATGCTGACTTAGAAACAGCAGCCTGTCCCCCGACTGCGGCAACGCTTCTTCGCCAGTATCTAAAAGAATTACCACAACCTGTTGTACCATCAACCCTTGTAGCTAGGCTATTGTCCATTCATGCCC AGAATTATGCTAACGATCATGACTGTTGGGTTAATTTAACGAAAGAGCTACTGTCAACTCTGCCAACCTCCCACTATCGTTTGCTTGGTTACTTGGCTCTTTATCTAAGCAAGTACGAAGCTAAACATGGACGTAGTGCCGGCGTTTGCGGAGTGTTCGCCCCTGTAATTCTACCTCATGTTCCACCTGCTACCACCCTTCTTCGTGATATCTTAGCCGAAGCATCTCTGCTTTTTCCAGATTG CATCCGAGATAACGTGGTGAACGGCGTGATCTCTGCAAGTGATTGTAAGATTTGCAAGGATACAAAGGACGAATCAAAAGATTTCGAAGGAGCGTCGTTGCTTTGCGCGCTGAAACCGCGTAAGCGTAAAGAACGTCACGAATCCTGTTGTCAAGAACGAAAACTGATAAG AAGTAGTAGCGAGGAGCGTGTTCTTGAAAGTCCCACTGAAACCACGGACACGATTAGACGTGTGAGCAGTCACGAAGATTTTAATAGTGAAAaacatttgcatattttatctCAGCTCGGACAAGACATGGGTCATGGTGTG AGATGCGGAAGTCTTCCCTTACATGAAAGAACGAATGTTTCACCTGTATCCAAGAAAACTCCACCAACTTCGTCACCGTGTGAGACAGCTTTAGAAACAGAAAAATTTGAATGCGATGCCGAGAAATTGAGAAGCAGCGAACGTTTCAGTCGAAGTATTACTCCGAGAGGACGAAGGCAGGCTCGACGAAGGAGGGTGCATAAAGTTACAGACGCAGAGAATTCTAGTAAG GAAAACGAAGAGGAAACCgataatatttatgtatcatCGAATCCTAATAGCTGCAATGGATCTCCAGCACAAAGTTTTTTGGAAATGTTGAGCAGTGGACCGAGCCGATCGCCATCACCGGCTCGTCCTCCAACAGTTAGTCATGAAGATCTAAATAACCCCAGCCTAACTAACTGGACTTTtcaacgacaagaaaat GATGAAGCTGCCGATGCACGAGTAGAAGCTATGCTTTCTCCAAGAAATTCTTTATTACTACCTAGACGTTTTTATTCTGAAAACGAAATGCAACCTAATGCTCCGAATATCGCAGAACttggtttaaaaaatttaaccAAGTATATAAATGGcttgaaaaaaaagataaagaaatacgaagacgaatttgaagaaaattttggTTATCGTCCAAGTCATTCTGATAAGATGAGCAACAAGGACATCAAACGATTATGTACAGAATTAAGTAAATTGCGAAAGGAGCATAAATTATTAAAGGAAGATCCGGTGAGCGCGTTATTAGCTAATGCAAATAACAAAACAAGAACAACAACTAACGGTAGTCCGACAAACAACAATAACAGCCAAGAAAAATCTAGAACAGTTTCGATGGAAGAGATGATAAAAGAAGTAGAAAAAAAATTAAGTGAAAAGAGATTGAAATATAATAGACCCGAGAATATGGAAGAACTAACTTATGAACAATTAATAGATGAAAAAACTGCTGTTCAAAAAGCTTTGCTTCATATTGAGAATACTTTTGGGAGGCCAGTTTCTAAAGAAGATAGAGCTGTCGTGCGATCTTTATATGATAAATACAGAACTTTAAAAAGATTACTTATTAGAGCAGGCGTG AACAAAAATAAAGATAGCATTTCAGAGTTGGCTACTATTTTGGAACACGAAGCAATGGATTTTACATCATCTAATTTACCTAACAATCCATCTGATACAGAGAGGAGAGCTAGTGAACCTGATATGTCACATAGAGGTATTTTGGATTGTATAGATTCGGTAGATCAATTACCAACTGATAGTGATAGTCAGCACAGCAGTAGCGAAGGAAGTCGTAGTAACAACGAAAGTCTTCACGCACTTCCACA AGAGGAATTATTGGTACAACAGAAATTAACcagagaagagaaaaagcgTCTGAGACGTGCTTTAAAAGAATTAGAAGCACAATTCGAAGCTCGTGCCGGCCGTAGAATGCAAAGAGAAGATCGTGGCCCGCAAGTCACAACCGTTTACGAATCATATAAACAGGCTAAAGCAAAGCTTCGACTGATCGATGCTCTAGTAGCTAAAAATGCTTGA